From the Oceanidesulfovibrio indonesiensis genome, one window contains:
- a CDS encoding ATP-grasp domain-containing protein — MFILDDPYVSDFLKNTVIERRGLVLDNAKARASLDGCGVDAMRLLDDAAFAAAARQSPRIYANSENAIGWIAANLADTRLPAMIDVFKDKVAFRDLIAPMYPNYFYKGVAFDELEQIDAEELVYPCIVKPAVGFFSLGVHRVESAVGWKQIVAKIRADMERIRRYYPREVLDADRFVIEQCIEGEEFAVDAFYDGEGNVVIVNILGHLFASADDVSDRVYVTSPAIIRRWREPFAAFLAELGERAGLANFPVHVELRVDDAGNIAPIEVNPMRFAGWCVTDLAHHAYGVNPYACYLDGVAPDWDTILPPREGNVYAVVVADIAPDVDCSAILQVDYEGFCGCFSKPLELRVVDYARYGVFAFLFVQDREDDLGELHAILGSDLKEFLNMA, encoded by the coding sequence ATGTTCATCCTCGATGATCCGTACGTCTCCGATTTTCTCAAAAACACCGTGATCGAACGGCGGGGTCTCGTGCTGGACAACGCCAAGGCCCGCGCCAGCCTGGACGGTTGCGGGGTGGACGCCATGCGGCTGCTCGACGACGCGGCCTTTGCCGCCGCGGCCCGGCAATCCCCCAGAATTTATGCGAACTCGGAGAACGCCATTGGCTGGATCGCCGCGAACCTCGCGGATACCAGACTGCCGGCCATGATCGACGTGTTCAAGGACAAGGTAGCATTCCGTGATCTCATCGCGCCCATGTATCCAAACTATTTTTACAAGGGCGTGGCGTTCGACGAATTGGAGCAGATCGACGCCGAAGAACTCGTCTATCCTTGTATCGTCAAGCCGGCCGTGGGGTTCTTCAGCCTGGGCGTACATCGGGTGGAATCAGCCGTCGGCTGGAAGCAGATCGTTGCGAAAATCCGAGCCGACATGGAGCGCATCCGCCGATACTACCCCCGCGAGGTCCTGGACGCGGACCGTTTCGTGATCGAACAATGCATCGAAGGCGAGGAGTTCGCCGTGGACGCCTTCTACGACGGCGAGGGCAACGTGGTCATCGTGAATATTCTCGGCCACCTCTTCGCCTCAGCGGACGATGTCTCGGACCGCGTGTACGTCACCTCGCCCGCTATCATCCGGCGTTGGCGCGAGCCGTTCGCCGCGTTCCTGGCCGAACTGGGCGAACGCGCCGGCCTGGCGAATTTTCCGGTGCACGTGGAACTGCGCGTGGACGACGCCGGCAATATTGCGCCCATCGAGGTGAATCCCATGCGCTTTGCCGGCTGGTGCGTCACAGACCTGGCGCATCACGCCTACGGTGTAAACCCCTATGCATGCTATCTGGACGGCGTTGCCCCGGACTGGGATACAATATTGCCGCCGCGCGAGGGCAATGTGTATGCTGTTGTCGTTGCGGATATAGCGCCAGATGTAGACTGTTCGGCGATTCTTCAAGTAGACTATGAAGGGTTCTGTGGGTGCTTCTCCAAGCCGCTGGAGCTGCGGGTCGTGGACTATGCCCGCTACGGCGTGTTCGCGTTCCTCTTCGTTCAGGACCGGGAAGACGACCTGGGCGAGTTGCACGCCATTCTTGGCTCCGATCTCAAGGAGTTTCTGAACATGGCTTGA
- a CDS encoding DUF3617 domain-containing protein: MRNLLLLFVAGLLLVAAAPASAQIKYGTWEITTKVSMPGMPMEMPAMTHTQCLTEDGMTPQAEQPDHNCETESRVEGDTVHYTVICDSPEGSMRGEGTATYAGDTMSGSMHMVMEGDDGDMEVTQEYSGRYLGPCE, translated from the coding sequence ATGCGCAATCTGTTGCTTCTGTTCGTTGCAGGCTTGTTGCTGGTCGCGGCGGCGCCGGCATCCGCTCAGATAAAGTACGGCACCTGGGAGATAACCACCAAGGTGAGCATGCCCGGCATGCCCATGGAAATGCCCGCCATGACGCACACCCAGTGTCTGACCGAGGACGGCATGACGCCCCAGGCCGAACAGCCAGATCACAACTGTGAAACGGAATCCCGCGTGGAAGGCGACACGGTGCACTACACCGTGATCTGCGATTCGCCCGAAGGCTCCATGCGGGGCGAGGGCACGGCTACCTATGCCGGGGACACCATGTCAGGATCCATGCACATGGTCATGGAAGGTGATGACGGAGACATGGAAGTGACGCAGGAGTACTCGGGACGCTACCTCGGCCCCTGCGAATAG
- a CDS encoding DUF3592 domain-containing protein, translating into MTRNEEKMKGRDQDPYRQNKGDEIHPKLRPMMRVFTVMRWVFLGTVLGIAGMFLLLYLRKPDPTLLIMAGVVSVVTLALFLVMDRVLLATLKPRLERTNRLMLSIRPEPMRMHPTGVSGVQGYLVELKSRNAPDDAPPWGIASIATSGRRYLSRKPQDVLIYHDPADSKRSLAVEGDTNVYWGALTTPADREASWRQVNSVMLLAAAVLLVLGVGFFMLMDTRLNNARENVRLAEESAHWPSVRGVVTESSVQETRIRQGRNSVRGYKADVAYGYVVDGKNLTGSRIHFCYAPSRSVDHAETMAARYAPGAGIPVAYNPEAPAMSVLEAGFADACLAAQEDVWQEMLLIGALIVLTIGALLLVYLWQQKKRVQAARRLARYGIRF; encoded by the coding sequence ATGACGAGGAACGAAGAGAAGATGAAGGGACGCGACCAGGACCCGTACCGGCAAAACAAGGGCGACGAGATTCATCCCAAGCTCAGGCCCATGATGCGGGTTTTCACCGTCATGCGTTGGGTTTTTCTGGGCACGGTGCTCGGCATTGCGGGCATGTTCCTTCTGCTCTATCTGCGCAAGCCGGACCCTACCCTGCTCATCATGGCCGGCGTGGTCAGCGTTGTCACGCTGGCCCTTTTCCTGGTTATGGACCGGGTGCTCCTGGCCACGCTCAAGCCGCGCCTGGAGCGAACCAACCGCCTGATGCTGTCTATTCGGCCCGAGCCAATGCGCATGCACCCCACAGGCGTGAGCGGCGTGCAGGGCTACCTCGTGGAACTCAAGTCCAGGAACGCCCCGGACGACGCTCCTCCCTGGGGCATCGCTTCCATAGCCACCAGCGGCCGGCGCTATCTTTCCAGAAAACCGCAGGACGTGCTCATCTACCACGATCCCGCGGATTCCAAACGCTCCCTTGCCGTGGAGGGCGACACGAACGTGTATTGGGGCGCCCTCACCACACCGGCCGACCGCGAAGCTTCCTGGCGACAGGTGAACAGCGTCATGCTCCTTGCCGCGGCTGTGCTTTTGGTGCTCGGGGTGGGCTTTTTCATGCTTATGGACACCCGTCTGAACAACGCGCGGGAGAACGTGCGCCTGGCCGAGGAAAGTGCGCACTGGCCCTCGGTGCGGGGCGTAGTGACGGAGTCGTCCGTTCAGGAAACGCGAATCCGGCAGGGCAGAAATTCGGTTCGCGGCTACAAGGCCGATGTAGCCTATGGGTACGTGGTGGACGGCAAAAACCTTACAGGCAGCCGTATCCACTTCTGTTACGCGCCCTCTCGCTCAGTGGATCATGCGGAGACAATGGCGGCCCGGTATGCCCCAGGTGCCGGTATTCCCGTGGCCTACAACCCTGAAGCGCCGGCGATGAGTGTGCTGGAAGCGGGCTTTGCGGATGCCTGCCTCGCCGCGCAGGAGGACGTCTGGCAGGAGATGTTGCTGATCGGCGCGTTGATCGTGCTGACGATCGGCGCACTTTTGCTCGTGTACCTGTGGCAGCAGAAAAAACGCGTCCAGGCTGCCAGACGTCTGGCCCGCTACGGCATACGTTTCTGA
- a CDS encoding two-CW domain-containing protein — MNQAAEDVLEMTGKSSDLERLIQTIIGAEDEYDGEKIPCWEFKKCGREKGGAKESEMGVCPAWPNDGHNCASVSGTFCGGVVQEEQAKKIANCSKCDFFISPHYERKQTHSGAGAALQAMSR, encoded by the coding sequence ATGAACCAGGCCGCCGAGGATGTGCTGGAGATGACCGGCAAATCCAGCGACCTGGAACGGCTCATTCAGACCATCATCGGAGCCGAGGATGAATATGACGGCGAGAAGATCCCCTGCTGGGAATTCAAGAAGTGCGGCCGTGAGAAAGGCGGTGCCAAAGAGAGCGAGATGGGCGTCTGCCCTGCCTGGCCCAACGACGGCCACAATTGCGCCTCGGTCAGTGGTACCTTCTGCGGCGGCGTGGTGCAGGAAGAACAGGCGAAGAAGATAGCCAACTGTTCCAAGTGTGACTTTTTCATTTCCCCTCATTACGAAAGGAAGCAGACGCACAGCGGCGCCGGCGCTGCGCTCCAAGCCATGAGCCGATGA
- a CDS encoding undecaprenyl-diphosphate phosphatase gives MPFLLSAVILGIVEGLTEFLPVSSTGHLILTGHLLGFTGAKAATFQVVIQLGAILAVVVIYRQRFLGLLRPAPKGETCFAGWRGIRFLIITSFPASIVGLVAHDSIKEHLFGPQTVAWALAIGAVAILIVEAYPRPKKYRTLDDMTPLLALGVGLFQCLALWPGFSRSAATIMGGMIMGADRKLAAEYSFIAAVPIMMAATTLDFAQNYTQFNGDELIHLAVGFVVSFFAAWVAVKGFIRLLQRMTLRPFALYRLVLAPIVLLFWPE, from the coding sequence ATGCCATTTCTTCTCTCTGCCGTCATTCTCGGAATCGTCGAAGGCCTTACGGAGTTTCTTCCGGTTTCATCCACGGGGCATCTCATCCTTACCGGGCATCTTCTTGGTTTCACAGGGGCCAAGGCTGCGACCTTTCAGGTTGTCATCCAACTCGGCGCCATACTGGCTGTGGTGGTCATCTACCGCCAGCGTTTTCTGGGCTTGTTGCGACCAGCCCCCAAGGGAGAAACGTGTTTCGCCGGGTGGCGGGGCATCCGGTTCCTCATCATAACGTCCTTTCCGGCATCCATCGTCGGCCTCGTGGCCCACGATTCCATCAAAGAACATCTGTTCGGTCCGCAGACCGTGGCCTGGGCCCTGGCCATCGGCGCCGTGGCCATTCTCATCGTGGAGGCGTATCCGCGGCCAAAAAAGTATCGCACCCTGGACGACATGACTCCCCTGCTCGCCCTCGGTGTGGGGCTTTTCCAGTGCCTGGCGCTCTGGCCCGGTTTTTCCCGTTCCGCCGCAACCATCATGGGCGGCATGATCATGGGGGCGGATCGCAAGCTCGCGGCCGAATACTCTTTCATTGCCGCTGTGCCCATCATGATGGCTGCCACGACCCTGGACTTCGCTCAGAACTACACACAGTTCAACGGCGACGAACTCATTCACCTGGCGGTGGGTTTCGTGGTTTCGTTTTTCGCCGCATGGGTCGCGGTGAAAGGGTTCATACGACTGTTGCAACGCATGACACTGCGTCCCTTTGCCCTGTACCGACTGGTGCTTGCGCCAATCGTGCTGCTTTTTTGGCCGGAATAA
- a CDS encoding methyltransferase domain-containing protein, translating to MTKDYCATVETARSYYNSSDADRFYFNIWGGEDIHIGLYETDASPIADASRKTVERMAGHLQSLRPGCRVIDLGAGYGGAARFLAKKYDCHVVALNLSEEQNCRDREINKAQGLEDRVEVVDASFEAIPYPDESFDVVWSQDAILHSGDRAKVLAEAARVLKPGGELIFTDPMQTDDCPDGVLQPILDRIHLSSLGSPGFYREEAAKLGFEDVGFDELAQHLPVHYARVLDETTRREEELVREVNQDYVDRMKVGLSHWVNGGKNGYLTWGILHFRRK from the coding sequence ATGACAAAGGATTACTGCGCCACTGTGGAGACAGCCCGCAGCTACTACAACTCCAGCGACGCCGACAGGTTCTACTTCAACATATGGGGAGGCGAGGACATCCACATCGGCCTCTATGAAACTGACGCCAGCCCCATTGCGGACGCCAGCCGCAAGACCGTGGAGCGCATGGCCGGCCACCTCCAATCCCTTCGCCCGGGATGCCGCGTCATTGATCTCGGCGCCGGCTACGGTGGCGCCGCCCGTTTCCTGGCTAAAAAGTACGACTGCCACGTGGTCGCCCTGAACCTGAGCGAGGAACAGAACTGCCGCGACCGCGAAATCAACAAAGCGCAGGGCCTGGAAGACAGGGTTGAGGTCGTGGACGCCAGCTTCGAGGCCATTCCCTATCCGGACGAATCATTCGACGTGGTCTGGTCCCAGGACGCCATTCTGCACAGCGGAGACCGCGCCAAGGTGCTGGCCGAGGCCGCACGCGTGCTCAAACCCGGCGGCGAGCTCATTTTCACCGATCCCATGCAGACGGATGATTGCCCGGACGGCGTGTTGCAACCAATCCTGGACCGCATTCACCTGAGCTCCCTTGGCTCCCCCGGGTTCTATCGCGAGGAAGCTGCAAAGCTGGGGTTCGAGGACGTTGGATTCGACGAGCTGGCCCAGCATCTGCCGGTCCATTACGCGCGCGTGCTGGACGAAACCACGCGACGCGAGGAAGAGTTGGTCCGCGAGGTGAACCAGGACTATGTGGACCGCATGAAGGTCGGGCTTTCCCACTGGGTGAACGGCGGCAAGAACGGCTATCTCACCTGGGGCATCCTGCACTTCCGCAGGAAATAG
- a CDS encoding glycine/sarcosine N-methyltransferase has translation MLQEHQTFGKDPKAVRESDHFQQEYVTSFVDKWDELIDWESRAKSEGRFFIDQLKERGVKSVLDVATGTGFHSVRLLQEGFDVVSADGSPAMLCKAFENARQCGHILRTIHADWRWLNQDVHNKFDAIICLGNSFTHLFSENARRKALAEFYAALKHDGVLVLDQRNYDIMLDDGFKTKHTYYYCGDDVSAEPEHVDEGLARFKYAFSDGSEYHLNMFPLRKEYLRNLMCEVGFQDVQTYGDFKETYREDDPDYFIHIAGKNFVCEEGDQ, from the coding sequence ATGCTTCAGGAACATCAGACCTTTGGCAAAGACCCGAAAGCCGTTCGCGAAAGCGACCATTTTCAGCAGGAGTACGTCACCAGCTTCGTGGACAAATGGGACGAACTCATCGATTGGGAATCCCGCGCCAAAAGCGAAGGCCGCTTTTTCATCGACCAGCTCAAGGAACGCGGCGTCAAATCCGTGCTGGACGTCGCCACCGGCACGGGGTTCCACTCCGTGCGGCTGCTGCAGGAAGGATTCGACGTGGTCAGCGCGGACGGCTCGCCCGCCATGCTCTGCAAGGCGTTCGAAAACGCAAGGCAGTGCGGCCACATCCTGCGCACCATCCATGCGGACTGGCGCTGGCTCAACCAGGATGTCCACAACAAGTTCGACGCCATCATCTGCCTGGGCAACTCGTTCACTCACCTGTTCAGCGAAAACGCCAGACGCAAGGCCCTGGCCGAGTTCTACGCCGCGCTCAAGCACGACGGCGTCCTCGTGCTCGATCAGCGCAACTACGACATCATGCTCGATGACGGCTTCAAGACCAAGCACACCTATTACTATTGCGGCGACGACGTTTCGGCAGAGCCTGAGCATGTGGACGAAGGCCTCGCGCGTTTCAAATACGCCTTTTCCGACGGCTCCGAGTACCACCTGAACATGTTTCCCCTGCGCAAGGAGTACCTGCGCAACCTGATGTGCGAGGTGGGCTTCCAGGACGTTCAAACCTACGGTGATTTCAAGGAAACCTACAGAGAGGATGACCCGGACTACTTCATCCACATCGCCGGCAAGAATTTCGTATGCGAAGAAGGAGATCAGTAG
- the yihA gene encoding ribosome biogenesis GTP-binding protein YihA/YsxC has protein sequence MPPMTLTLETTAYTEDQLAHKDVPQIALAGRSNVGKSSLINTIAGRRRTLAKVSATPGKTRSINYYRVEPGGFFIVDLPGYGYAKCSKSERAKWAKLTQTYLTRTPELRGVAVLLDCRLEPQRIDIDLVDYCRSQKLPVLPVLTKADKCKQRDRARTRKAWSLLLGDAAPLFFSSFTGEGVDELWDAIREATADGPA, from the coding sequence ATGCCCCCCATGACCCTGACTCTCGAAACAACCGCGTACACCGAGGACCAGCTCGCCCACAAGGACGTTCCCCAGATCGCTCTTGCGGGGCGCTCCAACGTTGGCAAGTCCTCACTTATCAACACCATCGCCGGCAGGCGCAGGACCCTGGCCAAGGTCAGCGCCACGCCGGGCAAGACACGCTCTATCAACTACTACCGAGTGGAGCCTGGCGGCTTCTTCATCGTGGACCTGCCGGGCTACGGCTACGCAAAATGCTCCAAGTCCGAACGGGCCAAGTGGGCGAAACTGACCCAGACCTACCTGACCAGGACCCCGGAGCTTCGCGGCGTGGCCGTCCTGCTGGATTGCCGACTGGAGCCGCAGCGCATCGACATCGATCTGGTGGACTACTGCCGCTCTCAAAAACTGCCGGTACTGCCGGTACTGACAAAAGCCGACAAGTGCAAGCAGCGCGATCGCGCCCGGACCCGCAAGGCCTGGTCCCTGCTTCTGGGAGACGCCGCCCCGTTGTTCTTCTCCAGCTTCACCGGCGAGGGGGTTGACGAGCTCTGGGACGCCATCAGGGAAGCCACAGCGGATGGCCCCGCGTAA
- a CDS encoding type II 3-dehydroquinate dehydratase — protein sequence MHVPTPRYEFLILNGPNLGHLGKRQPEIYGSAGMDAVPGQVRSLMGDVAESIRLDFFQSNSEGTLIDRLESAYGAGTHGVVFNAGAYTHTSLALADCLAWIKLPCVEVHISNIWARSEPLRHRSYIGRHVVGVIAGFGIMSYALAVQALFHHINENA from the coding sequence GTGCACGTGCCCACGCCTCGCTACGAATTCCTCATACTCAACGGTCCCAATCTTGGCCATCTCGGAAAACGCCAGCCCGAAATCTACGGTTCCGCAGGCATGGACGCCGTGCCGGGGCAGGTCCGCAGCCTTATGGGCGACGTCGCCGAGAGCATCCGGCTGGATTTTTTCCAGTCCAACTCGGAAGGTACGCTCATTGACCGGCTGGAAAGTGCATACGGGGCCGGGACCCACGGCGTGGTGTTCAACGCAGGGGCATACACCCACACGTCACTTGCGCTGGCAGACTGCCTGGCGTGGATCAAGCTCCCATGCGTGGAGGTCCACATCTCCAATATCTGGGCCCGTAGCGAGCCGTTGCGGCACCGAAGCTACATCGGTCGGCATGTGGTCGGCGTCATAGCCGGATTCGGCATCATGAGCTACGCGCTGGCTGTCCAGGCGCTTTTCCATCACATCAACGAAAACGCCTGA
- the efp gene encoding elongation factor P, which yields MYSTKDFKGGLKIEWDGTPYEIIEASHYKPGKGGAFVRTKLRNMLTGGIVENNFRSGEKVGKPDMETRAMQYLYKDGDDYVFMDMNSYEQVHITEEQASDKGGYLKDGQEAKVLFYNGQPLDLEIPVSTVLEVTETEPGVKGDTVSSTFKPAVMETGITIQVPLFINIGDRIKIDTRSGNYLGREGSA from the coding sequence ATGTATTCGACCAAGGATTTCAAGGGTGGACTGAAAATAGAATGGGACGGCACGCCGTACGAGATCATCGAAGCCAGCCATTACAAGCCTGGCAAGGGCGGCGCGTTCGTCCGCACCAAGCTGCGCAATATGCTCACCGGCGGCATTGTAGAGAACAACTTCCGATCCGGCGAGAAGGTGGGAAAGCCGGACATGGAGACTCGCGCCATGCAGTATCTTTACAAGGACGGCGACGACTACGTCTTCATGGACATGAACTCCTACGAGCAGGTCCACATTACGGAAGAGCAGGCTTCAGACAAGGGCGGCTACCTCAAGGACGGCCAGGAAGCCAAGGTGCTGTTCTACAACGGCCAGCCTCTGGACCTGGAAATCCCAGTGTCCACGGTGCTCGAAGTGACTGAGACCGAGCCTGGCGTGAAGGGCGATACGGTGTCCAGCACGTTCAAACCGGCCGTGATGGAGACGGGCATCACCATCCAGGTGCCGCTCTTCATCAACATCGGCGATCGGATCAAGATAGACACCCGGAGCGGGAACTACCTCGGCCGGGAGGGGTCCGCCTAA
- a CDS encoding DNA translocase FtsK, producing the protein MQASSSRHNGLGRDLLGLACTFLACFLLLGIVTYHPHDPSFTQVVSPGTPVHNGAGMAGAYAAGLLVDLVGVAAYVFPAVFILLALKNFIHRLRFPWWRWMGLGLLTLFIAAISSTFMAGFSIGRVAGGGFLGESLATWTGYVLGPWGARILAGIGLLLAVQLLAGDIWSPLVAPLRTSVQNFFSKHQERKKRKERLKKLLKSFEESGEEPTQEELEARLAALEADEDADDFAEEEGAYPYSMDVDVDGAVEDAPWADSAREVEEDEAPIVFNDGKAEPARSRAEPEEVYVEDEESDTGEDFDANDPIMALERLSHTAKLRLQQESAEESSAIEPPTQEDIISLESETAPEPVSKPRTPAGEGRDVVMEGQIDPEADLVRDSKKLSERKLKKLILPPKALLASVEGETKATPPEELKRQAQALHTTLQDFGVQGEVTAVRPGPVVTLFEFKPAPGIKISKIANLSDDLALTLKAMAIRIEAPIPGKDTVGVEIPSKYRQTVHYREILESGAYAKSESYLTLALGKDINGEPCVADLAKMPHLLVAGATGTGKSVCLNSLLLSILFKAKPAEVKLLLVDPKRIELAVYADLPHLIHPVVTEMSHAKNALEWAVHEMDQRYQAMAKLAVRNVQGYNEKLKKLTQEQRVALDNPEPIPYLVIVIDELADLMLIAAKEVEMSIVRLAQLARAAGIHMILATQRPSVDVVTGLIKANFPCRISFQVTSKHDSRTILDTVGSEHLLGKGDMLFKPGGGKLQRIHGAFVSDEDVAAVVNFWKAQQQPSYSMDFSSWSTEGDAEGGSEIGPGEMDNDQKYQDAVDFVTNQGKASISLLQRRFRIGFNKAARYIEQMEVDGIVGPADGSKPRPVLRGRDE; encoded by the coding sequence ATGCAGGCATCTTCATCGCGACATAACGGACTCGGCCGGGACCTTCTCGGTCTTGCCTGCACCTTCCTTGCGTGCTTCCTGCTGCTGGGGATCGTCACCTACCATCCGCACGACCCGAGCTTCACACAGGTCGTCTCGCCAGGAACGCCTGTGCACAATGGAGCGGGCATGGCGGGCGCATACGCCGCAGGCTTGCTGGTGGACCTGGTGGGCGTTGCTGCGTACGTGTTTCCTGCAGTTTTTATACTTCTCGCGCTGAAGAACTTCATCCATCGCTTGAGGTTTCCGTGGTGGAGATGGATGGGCCTTGGGCTGCTTACGCTTTTCATCGCCGCAATATCCTCTACGTTCATGGCCGGTTTCTCCATCGGCAGAGTGGCCGGCGGCGGTTTTCTGGGTGAAAGCCTGGCCACCTGGACTGGCTATGTACTGGGGCCTTGGGGAGCGCGAATCCTGGCTGGCATTGGCCTGCTCCTCGCAGTGCAATTGCTGGCCGGGGATATCTGGTCCCCGCTTGTGGCTCCGCTTCGCACATCTGTGCAGAACTTCTTTTCCAAACACCAGGAGCGCAAAAAGCGAAAGGAACGGTTGAAGAAACTCCTCAAAAGTTTCGAAGAGAGCGGTGAAGAACCTACCCAGGAGGAACTGGAAGCGCGTTTGGCCGCACTGGAAGCGGACGAGGATGCCGATGACTTCGCCGAAGAAGAGGGCGCCTATCCATATAGTATGGATGTCGATGTCGACGGCGCCGTAGAAGACGCCCCCTGGGCCGACAGTGCGAGGGAAGTTGAAGAGGATGAAGCCCCCATCGTCTTCAACGACGGAAAGGCGGAGCCGGCGCGTTCTCGTGCAGAGCCGGAGGAAGTGTACGTCGAGGACGAAGAAAGCGACACGGGGGAAGACTTCGATGCAAACGATCCCATCATGGCGCTCGAACGATTGAGCCATACGGCCAAGCTCAGGCTTCAGCAGGAGAGTGCCGAAGAATCTTCTGCAATTGAGCCTCCGACACAAGAGGACATTATCTCCCTTGAGAGCGAAACCGCGCCGGAACCTGTATCCAAACCGCGCACGCCGGCCGGCGAAGGGCGGGACGTGGTGATGGAAGGGCAGATCGACCCGGAAGCCGATCTGGTGCGCGACTCGAAAAAGCTCAGCGAGCGCAAGCTCAAAAAGCTGATCCTGCCGCCTAAGGCTCTGCTGGCATCCGTGGAGGGCGAGACCAAAGCCACGCCGCCCGAAGAACTGAAGCGTCAGGCACAGGCGCTGCACACCACGTTGCAGGATTTCGGAGTGCAGGGCGAGGTGACGGCTGTTCGGCCCGGTCCCGTGGTCACGCTGTTCGAGTTCAAACCGGCGCCCGGCATAAAAATATCCAAGATCGCTAACCTTTCCGACGACTTGGCTCTGACGCTCAAGGCCATGGCTATCCGCATCGAGGCGCCAATCCCCGGTAAGGACACCGTGGGCGTGGAGATCCCCAGCAAGTACCGGCAGACCGTGCACTACCGGGAGATTCTGGAGTCCGGCGCATACGCCAAATCGGAATCGTATCTTACCTTGGCTTTGGGCAAGGACATCAACGGTGAGCCCTGCGTGGCCGACCTGGCCAAGATGCCGCACCTGCTGGTGGCCGGCGCCACTGGCACGGGCAAGTCTGTCTGTCTCAACTCTCTGCTGCTTTCCATTCTTTTCAAGGCAAAGCCGGCCGAGGTGAAGCTGCTCCTGGTGGACCCAAAGCGCATCGAACTCGCGGTGTACGCGGACCTGCCGCACCTCATCCATCCCGTGGTCACGGAGATGTCCCACGCCAAGAATGCGCTGGAATGGGCCGTGCACGAGATGGACCAGCGTTACCAGGCCATGGCAAAGCTCGCCGTGCGGAACGTTCAGGGATACAACGAAAAGCTCAAGAAGCTCACGCAGGAGCAGCGCGTCGCCCTGGATAACCCGGAGCCCATACCCTATCTCGTCATCGTCATCGACGAACTGGCCGACCTCATGCTTATCGCGGCGAAGGAAGTGGAAATGTCCATCGTGCGGCTGGCCCAGCTGGCGCGCGCGGCCGGCATCCACATGATACTCGCCACCCAGCGACCCAGCGTGGATGTCGTCACCGGTCTCATCAAGGCCAACTTTCCCTGCCGTATTTCCTTCCAAGTCACGTCCAAGCACGACTCCCGGACGATTCTGGACACCGTGGGCTCCGAACACCTGCTGGGCAAGGGCGACATGCTCTTCAAACCAGGTGGTGGGAAATTACAAAGAATTCATGGGGCTTTTGTCAGTGACGAAGATGTTGCAGCCGTTGTGAACTTCTGGAAAGCTCAGCAACAGCCGTCATACTCCATGGACTTTTCGAGCTGGTCCACGGAGGGAGACGCTGAGGGCGGGTCCGAGATCGGCCCGGGTGAGATGGACAACGACCAGAAATATCAGGACGCCGTGGATTTTGTGACGAACCAGGGCAAGGCCTCGATATCCTTGCTTCAACGGCGGTTCCGCATCGGTTTCAACAAGGCCGCGCGGTACATCGAGCAGATGGAAGTGGACGGCATCGTCGGTCCTGCCGACGGCTCCAAGCCCAGGCCGGTGCTGCGAGGTCGCGACGAATAA
- a CDS encoding LolA family protein, translated as MKKLFAFFLCIMCVTLGVSLAHAQTTTIGDPDPELMQKLQKRYETLKGFQAEFSQVLVNKSSGDAQQRTGVIAFKKPQLIRWETLEPEPELLLVGEDFVWDYYPDEEIVYKYHVEELLESQTMLRFISGKASLEEDFFVTEIDDPETPELVKLDLVPKVPEPGLVQAFVWVEPKETLFRKITLLDFYGNENTVAFEDIEINPTFERDAFMFTPPPDVELFDNTTKERGVGE; from the coding sequence GTGAAAAAACTTTTCGCATTTTTTCTCTGCATCATGTGCGTTACGTTGGGCGTTTCCCTCGCTCATGCGCAGACGACCACTATAGGCGACCCGGACCCCGAGCTCATGCAGAAGCTCCAAAAGCGGTATGAAACGCTGAAAGGGTTCCAGGCCGAGTTCTCGCAAGTGCTTGTCAATAAATCCAGCGGAGATGCCCAGCAGCGCACTGGTGTCATCGCGTTCAAAAAGCCCCAGCTCATCCGATGGGAGACCCTGGAGCCGGAACCGGAGCTCCTCCTGGTGGGGGAGGATTTCGTTTGGGACTATTATCCGGACGAGGAAATCGTCTACAAATACCATGTGGAAGAGCTTCTGGAATCTCAAACAATGCTGCGGTTCATCTCCGGAAAGGCCAGCCTTGAAGAAGACTTCTTCGTCACGGAGATAGACGACCCCGAAACCCCCGAGCTGGTGAAGCTCGACCTCGTGCCCAAAGTCCCGGAGCCCGGTCTGGTGCAGGCATTTGTCTGGGTGGAGCCCAAGGAAACTCTGTTCAGGAAGATCACCCTGCTGGATTTCTACGGCAACGAGAACACCGTCGCATTCGAGGATATCGAGATCAATCCGACCTTCGAACGAGACGCCTTCATGTTCACGCCACCGCCGGATGTGGAGTTGTTTGACAATACCACCAAAGAACGTGGAGTCGGCGAGTAA